In Phragmites australis chromosome 16, lpPhrAust1.1, whole genome shotgun sequence, one DNA window encodes the following:
- the LOC133895768 gene encoding receptor-like protein kinase isoform X1, producing the protein MDEMRLVFWQWFLVFFMVVSSSWSLSSDGLTLLALSKKLILPSSMSSNWSASNATPCKWNGVGCNERNRVISLSLSSLGVSGSLGPEIGLLKYLQVLSLSANNISGSIPPELGNCSMLEQLDLSQNFLSGKIPASIGTLKKLSLLSLYYNSLSGTIPEELFKNQFLEEVYLHYNQLSGSIPFLVGEMTSLRSLWLHGNMLTGVLPGSIGNCTKLEELYLLYNQLNGSLPETLGNIKGLRIFDATSNSFTGEISFSFENCKLEIFILSFNNIKGEIPSWLRNCRSLTQLALVNNSLSGHIPSSLGLLSNLTYLLLSQNSLSGPIPPEIGNCRSLLWLELNANQFEGSVPKQLANLSNLTNLFLFENRLMGEFPENIWGIQTLESVLIYSNSFTGKLPSVLAELKFLQNITLFDNFFTGVIPPKLGVNSRLVQIDFTNNSFVGEIPPNICSGKALRILDMGFNHLNGSIPSNVADCPSLERVILQNNNLDGPIPQFRNCVNLSYIDLSHNSLAGNIPASFGRCVNITDINWSENKLLGGIPPEIGNLVNLGRLNLSHNSLHGSFPVQISNCSKLYSLDLSFNSLNGSALSTVSNLKFLSQLRLQENKFSGGLSDSLSRLDMLIELQLGSNILGGSIPSSLGRLLKLSIALNLSSNGLVGDIPPQLGNLVELQSLDLSLNNLTGGIETLGRLQFLRALNVSYNQFTGPVPGNLLKFLKSTPSSFNGNPGICMSCSAIDSSCKGDNVLKPCGASRKSRVHGRLRIALIVLGSLFVGAVVVLIISCILLRYRDPKKKSEESVSTLFEGSSFKLKEVIEATENFDDKYIIGTGAHGTVYKATLRSGDVYAIKKLVISGRNGSYKSMIRELKTLGKIKHRNLIKLKQFWLRSDHGFILYDFMEKGSLHDVLHGIQPAPALDWCVRHDIALGTAHGLAYLHDDCRPAIIHRDIKPSNILLDKDIVPHISDFGIAKLMDLSSTAPQTTGIVGTIGYMAPELAFSTRSSIESDVYSYGVVLLELLTRKKAVDPSFPDNMDIVSWVSSTLDGTDQIEAICDPVLMDEVYGTVEMEEVQKVLSVALRCAAREASQRPSMANVVKELTDARPPGDAGGSVSKSKQGKLGSQSTSY; encoded by the exons AT GGATGAAATGAGGCTGGTTTTCTGGCAATGGTTTTTGGTATTCTTCATGGTAGTTTCGTCATCGTGGAGTTTGAGTTCAGATGGCCTAACTCTTCTTGCTCTGTCCAAAAAGCTCATACTGCCGAGTTCCATGAGCTCCAACTGGAGTGCTTCTAATGCAACTCCTTGTAAATGGAACGGAGTTGGTTGCAATGAAAGGAATAGAGTGATTTCTCTTAGCCTATCGTCATTGGGAGTTTCAGGTTCACTAGGTCCTGAAATAGGGCTTCTAAAGTACCTGCAAGTTCTCAGTTTATCTGCTAACAACATATCTGGTTCGATACCTCCGGAATTGGGCAACTGCAGTATGCTTGAACAATTGGATCTGTCCCAAAATTTCCTTTCTGGCAAAATACCAGCATCAATTGGCACCCTCAAGAAATTGTCATTGCTATCACTGTACTACAACTCTCTTAGTGGAACTATACCAGAGGAGTTGTTCAAGAACCAGTTTCTAGAGGAAGTGTACCTCCATTACAATCAGCTCAGTGGTTCGATCCCCTTCTTGGTTGGTGAAATGACAAGTCTTAGGTCCTTGTGGTTGCATGGGAATATGTTGACTGGAGTTTTGCCGGGTTCAATCGGCAACTGCACCAAATTGGAGGAGCTCTATCTACTCTATAATCAACTAAACGGCAGTCTTCCAGAAACCTTGGGTAATATCAAAGGCCTCAGGATTTTTGATGCCACTAGCAATAGCTTCACAGGCGAGATCTCTTTCAGTTTTGAGAACTGCAAGTTGGAAATATTCATCTTGTCATTCAATAATATAAAGGGTGAAATCCCATCATGGCTGAGGAATTGCAGGAGCTTGACACAACTTGCGCTTGTCAACAATAGTCTGTCTGGCCATATTCCAAGTTCTCTTGGTTTACTGAGCAACCTCACTTATCTTTTACTTTCTCAGAACTCCCTGTCTGGGCCAATCCCTCCTGAGATTGGTAACTGTCGGTCACTGTTGTGGCTAGAGTTGAATGCAAATCAGTTCGAGGGCAGTGTTCCTAAACAGTTGGCAAATTTAAGTAACTTGACGAATCTCTTTCTGTTCGAAAATCGACTAATGGGAGAGTTCCCTGAGAATATTTGGGGTATCCAAACCCTTGAGAGCGTCCTTATTTATAGTAACAGTTTCACGGGGAAGCTACCTTCAGTGTTAGCTGAGCTGAAGTTCCTCCAGAACATTACATTGTTTGATAATTTCTTCACTGGAGTCATACCACCGAAGCTGGGTGTTAATAGCCGCTTGGTTCAGATAGATTTCACAAATAACAGTTTTGTTGGTGAAATCCCGCCAAACATTTGTTCAGGAAAAGCATTGAGAATTTTGGACATGGGGTTTAATCATCTCAACGGTAGCATCCCATCCAATGTTGCGGACTGCCCAAGTTTGGAGCGAGTCATCCTCCAAAACAATAATCTCGATGGGCCTATTCCACAATTTAGAAACTGTGTAAATCTAAGCTACATAGATCTGAGTCACAATTCCTTGGCTGGTAACATTCCAGCAAGCTTCGGCAGGTGTGTTAATATTACTGATATAAACTGGTCAGAGAACAAGCTTTTAGGTGGAATACCACCTGAAATTGGAAATTTAGTGAATCTGGGAAGACTTAACCTCTCACACAACAGCTTACACGGTTCGTTCCCTGTGCAGATTTCCAATTGCTCCAAGTTGTATTCACTTGATTTGAGTTTTAACTCATTGAATGGTTCGGCACTCAGTACAGTAAGCAACCTGAAGTTTCTTTCACAGCTACGGTTGCAGGAGAATAAATTCAGCGGAGGCTTATCTGATTCTCTCTCGCGCTTGGACATGCTTATTGAGCTGCAACTTGGTAGCAATATTCTTGGGGGTAGTATCCCTTCATCTTTAGGAAGGTTGCTAAAACTGAGTATTGCCTTGAATCTTAGTAGCAATGGTCTAGTGGGTGATATTCCACCACAATTGGGTAATTTGGTGGAGCTGCAAAGTTTAGATTTGTCACTTAATAATCTTACCGGGGGTATTGAGACATTGGGGAGACTACAGTTTTTGCGTGCCTTGAATGTTTCATACAACCAATTTACTGGACCAGTGCCAGGTAATCTTCTAAAGTTTCTGAAGTCCACGCCAAGTTCCTTTAATGGAAATCCAGGCATATGTATGTCGTGCAGTGCCATTGATTCTTCTTGCAAGGGAGATAATGTCTTGAAACCTTGTGGAGCATCGAGGAAAAGTAGAGTGCATGGCCGACTCAGGATTGCTCTCATAGTTCTCGGTTCATTGTTTGTTGGAGCAGTTGTGGTACTTATAATCAGCTGCATCCTTTTGAGGTATCGAgatccaaaaaagaaaagtgaGGAATCTGTCAGTACATTGTTTGAAGGATCATCTTTTAAATTAAAAGAGGTTATAGAGGCCACTGAAAATTTTGACGACAAGTATATCATCGGTACAGGTGCTCATGGAACTGTTTACAAGGCGACCCTGAGGTCGGGAGATGTGTATGCCATAAAGAAGCTTGTGATTTCTGGACGCAACGGTTCATACAAAAGCATGATCAGAGAACTGAAGACACTAGGTAAAATTAAGCATAGAAACTTGataaagctaaaacaattttgGTTGAGAAGTGATCATGGGTTCATACTGTACGATTTTATGGAAAAAGGAAGCCTTCATGATGTTCTGCATGGGATTCAGCCAGCACCAGCTTTGGACTGGTGTGTGCGGCATGACATTGCACTTGGTACTGCCCATGGATTAGCCTATCTTCACGATGACTGCCGCCCTGCCATCATTCACCGTGATATTAAGCCAAGTAATATATTGCTGGACAAGGACATAGTGCCGCATATCTCAGATTTTGGCATTGCAAAGCTCATGGATCTGTCTTCTACTGCTCCACAGACCACTGGAATCGTCGGCACCATTGGATATATGGCCCCAG AACTGGCGTTCTCCACCAGGAGCAGCATCGAGTCCGACGTGTACAGCTACGGCGTGGTGCTGCTCGAGCTGCTCACTAGAAAGAAGGCAGTGGATCCCTCATTCCCTGACAACATGGACATAGTCAGCTGGGTGTCGTCCACGCTGGACGGCACCGACCAAATCGAGGCCATCTGTGACCCGGTTCTCATGGATGAAGTCTACGGCACGGTCgagatggaggaggtgcaaAAGGTCCTGTCGGTAGCCCTCAGGTGCGCCGCCAGGGAGGCGAGCCAAAGGCCGTCCATGGCCAACGTCGTGAAGGAGCTGACGGATGCGCGGCCTCCTGGTGATGCCGGGGGGTCGGTCTCGAAGTCGAAGCAGGGGAAACTGGGCTCCCAGAGCACCTCGTACTGA
- the LOC133895768 gene encoding receptor-like protein kinase isoform X2 gives MRLVFWQWFLVFFMVVSSSWSLSSDGLTLLALSKKLILPSSMSSNWSASNATPCKWNGVGCNERNRVISLSLSSLGVSGSLGPEIGLLKYLQVLSLSANNISGSIPPELGNCSMLEQLDLSQNFLSGKIPASIGTLKKLSLLSLYYNSLSGTIPEELFKNQFLEEVYLHYNQLSGSIPFLVGEMTSLRSLWLHGNMLTGVLPGSIGNCTKLEELYLLYNQLNGSLPETLGNIKGLRIFDATSNSFTGEISFSFENCKLEIFILSFNNIKGEIPSWLRNCRSLTQLALVNNSLSGHIPSSLGLLSNLTYLLLSQNSLSGPIPPEIGNCRSLLWLELNANQFEGSVPKQLANLSNLTNLFLFENRLMGEFPENIWGIQTLESVLIYSNSFTGKLPSVLAELKFLQNITLFDNFFTGVIPPKLGVNSRLVQIDFTNNSFVGEIPPNICSGKALRILDMGFNHLNGSIPSNVADCPSLERVILQNNNLDGPIPQFRNCVNLSYIDLSHNSLAGNIPASFGRCVNITDINWSENKLLGGIPPEIGNLVNLGRLNLSHNSLHGSFPVQISNCSKLYSLDLSFNSLNGSALSTVSNLKFLSQLRLQENKFSGGLSDSLSRLDMLIELQLGSNILGGSIPSSLGRLLKLSIALNLSSNGLVGDIPPQLGNLVELQSLDLSLNNLTGGIETLGRLQFLRALNVSYNQFTGPVPGNLLKFLKSTPSSFNGNPGICMSCSAIDSSCKGDNVLKPCGASRKSRVHGRLRIALIVLGSLFVGAVVVLIISCILLRYRDPKKKSEESVSTLFEGSSFKLKEVIEATENFDDKYIIGTGAHGTVYKATLRSGDVYAIKKLVISGRNGSYKSMIRELKTLGKIKHRNLIKLKQFWLRSDHGFILYDFMEKGSLHDVLHGIQPAPALDWCVRHDIALGTAHGLAYLHDDCRPAIIHRDIKPSNILLDKDIVPHISDFGIAKLMDLSSTAPQTTGIVGTIGYMAPELAFSTRSSIESDVYSYGVVLLELLTRKKAVDPSFPDNMDIVSWVSSTLDGTDQIEAICDPVLMDEVYGTVEMEEVQKVLSVALRCAAREASQRPSMANVVKELTDARPPGDAGGSVSKSKQGKLGSQSTSY, from the exons ATGAGGCTGGTTTTCTGGCAATGGTTTTTGGTATTCTTCATGGTAGTTTCGTCATCGTGGAGTTTGAGTTCAGATGGCCTAACTCTTCTTGCTCTGTCCAAAAAGCTCATACTGCCGAGTTCCATGAGCTCCAACTGGAGTGCTTCTAATGCAACTCCTTGTAAATGGAACGGAGTTGGTTGCAATGAAAGGAATAGAGTGATTTCTCTTAGCCTATCGTCATTGGGAGTTTCAGGTTCACTAGGTCCTGAAATAGGGCTTCTAAAGTACCTGCAAGTTCTCAGTTTATCTGCTAACAACATATCTGGTTCGATACCTCCGGAATTGGGCAACTGCAGTATGCTTGAACAATTGGATCTGTCCCAAAATTTCCTTTCTGGCAAAATACCAGCATCAATTGGCACCCTCAAGAAATTGTCATTGCTATCACTGTACTACAACTCTCTTAGTGGAACTATACCAGAGGAGTTGTTCAAGAACCAGTTTCTAGAGGAAGTGTACCTCCATTACAATCAGCTCAGTGGTTCGATCCCCTTCTTGGTTGGTGAAATGACAAGTCTTAGGTCCTTGTGGTTGCATGGGAATATGTTGACTGGAGTTTTGCCGGGTTCAATCGGCAACTGCACCAAATTGGAGGAGCTCTATCTACTCTATAATCAACTAAACGGCAGTCTTCCAGAAACCTTGGGTAATATCAAAGGCCTCAGGATTTTTGATGCCACTAGCAATAGCTTCACAGGCGAGATCTCTTTCAGTTTTGAGAACTGCAAGTTGGAAATATTCATCTTGTCATTCAATAATATAAAGGGTGAAATCCCATCATGGCTGAGGAATTGCAGGAGCTTGACACAACTTGCGCTTGTCAACAATAGTCTGTCTGGCCATATTCCAAGTTCTCTTGGTTTACTGAGCAACCTCACTTATCTTTTACTTTCTCAGAACTCCCTGTCTGGGCCAATCCCTCCTGAGATTGGTAACTGTCGGTCACTGTTGTGGCTAGAGTTGAATGCAAATCAGTTCGAGGGCAGTGTTCCTAAACAGTTGGCAAATTTAAGTAACTTGACGAATCTCTTTCTGTTCGAAAATCGACTAATGGGAGAGTTCCCTGAGAATATTTGGGGTATCCAAACCCTTGAGAGCGTCCTTATTTATAGTAACAGTTTCACGGGGAAGCTACCTTCAGTGTTAGCTGAGCTGAAGTTCCTCCAGAACATTACATTGTTTGATAATTTCTTCACTGGAGTCATACCACCGAAGCTGGGTGTTAATAGCCGCTTGGTTCAGATAGATTTCACAAATAACAGTTTTGTTGGTGAAATCCCGCCAAACATTTGTTCAGGAAAAGCATTGAGAATTTTGGACATGGGGTTTAATCATCTCAACGGTAGCATCCCATCCAATGTTGCGGACTGCCCAAGTTTGGAGCGAGTCATCCTCCAAAACAATAATCTCGATGGGCCTATTCCACAATTTAGAAACTGTGTAAATCTAAGCTACATAGATCTGAGTCACAATTCCTTGGCTGGTAACATTCCAGCAAGCTTCGGCAGGTGTGTTAATATTACTGATATAAACTGGTCAGAGAACAAGCTTTTAGGTGGAATACCACCTGAAATTGGAAATTTAGTGAATCTGGGAAGACTTAACCTCTCACACAACAGCTTACACGGTTCGTTCCCTGTGCAGATTTCCAATTGCTCCAAGTTGTATTCACTTGATTTGAGTTTTAACTCATTGAATGGTTCGGCACTCAGTACAGTAAGCAACCTGAAGTTTCTTTCACAGCTACGGTTGCAGGAGAATAAATTCAGCGGAGGCTTATCTGATTCTCTCTCGCGCTTGGACATGCTTATTGAGCTGCAACTTGGTAGCAATATTCTTGGGGGTAGTATCCCTTCATCTTTAGGAAGGTTGCTAAAACTGAGTATTGCCTTGAATCTTAGTAGCAATGGTCTAGTGGGTGATATTCCACCACAATTGGGTAATTTGGTGGAGCTGCAAAGTTTAGATTTGTCACTTAATAATCTTACCGGGGGTATTGAGACATTGGGGAGACTACAGTTTTTGCGTGCCTTGAATGTTTCATACAACCAATTTACTGGACCAGTGCCAGGTAATCTTCTAAAGTTTCTGAAGTCCACGCCAAGTTCCTTTAATGGAAATCCAGGCATATGTATGTCGTGCAGTGCCATTGATTCTTCTTGCAAGGGAGATAATGTCTTGAAACCTTGTGGAGCATCGAGGAAAAGTAGAGTGCATGGCCGACTCAGGATTGCTCTCATAGTTCTCGGTTCATTGTTTGTTGGAGCAGTTGTGGTACTTATAATCAGCTGCATCCTTTTGAGGTATCGAgatccaaaaaagaaaagtgaGGAATCTGTCAGTACATTGTTTGAAGGATCATCTTTTAAATTAAAAGAGGTTATAGAGGCCACTGAAAATTTTGACGACAAGTATATCATCGGTACAGGTGCTCATGGAACTGTTTACAAGGCGACCCTGAGGTCGGGAGATGTGTATGCCATAAAGAAGCTTGTGATTTCTGGACGCAACGGTTCATACAAAAGCATGATCAGAGAACTGAAGACACTAGGTAAAATTAAGCATAGAAACTTGataaagctaaaacaattttgGTTGAGAAGTGATCATGGGTTCATACTGTACGATTTTATGGAAAAAGGAAGCCTTCATGATGTTCTGCATGGGATTCAGCCAGCACCAGCTTTGGACTGGTGTGTGCGGCATGACATTGCACTTGGTACTGCCCATGGATTAGCCTATCTTCACGATGACTGCCGCCCTGCCATCATTCACCGTGATATTAAGCCAAGTAATATATTGCTGGACAAGGACATAGTGCCGCATATCTCAGATTTTGGCATTGCAAAGCTCATGGATCTGTCTTCTACTGCTCCACAGACCACTGGAATCGTCGGCACCATTGGATATATGGCCCCAG AACTGGCGTTCTCCACCAGGAGCAGCATCGAGTCCGACGTGTACAGCTACGGCGTGGTGCTGCTCGAGCTGCTCACTAGAAAGAAGGCAGTGGATCCCTCATTCCCTGACAACATGGACATAGTCAGCTGGGTGTCGTCCACGCTGGACGGCACCGACCAAATCGAGGCCATCTGTGACCCGGTTCTCATGGATGAAGTCTACGGCACGGTCgagatggaggaggtgcaaAAGGTCCTGTCGGTAGCCCTCAGGTGCGCCGCCAGGGAGGCGAGCCAAAGGCCGTCCATGGCCAACGTCGTGAAGGAGCTGACGGATGCGCGGCCTCCTGGTGATGCCGGGGGGTCGGTCTCGAAGTCGAAGCAGGGGAAACTGGGCTCCCAGAGCACCTCGTACTGA